In Topomyia yanbarensis strain Yona2022 chromosome 2, ASM3024719v1, whole genome shotgun sequence, one DNA window encodes the following:
- the LOC131681014 gene encoding uncharacterized protein LOC131681014 — MSLSLTAVLLPTLTVLLLLQLLQCECNVNVTSAPPKITSEKDLAKLASTLNQQMQTAEKFLHRQAAEEAELKRSFKQYSTRTARHGWNSLRTQRQNAARIRRDAARLRNTSESIDRAFRRQFGRQINLMQINAKRYERNNDLTLSIERTVAVYKRIVELLLNLITCPIDIINALGGVSQSTEIPTSTTDFSGEITDGDGAGGVGDVYGGGDSAYA, encoded by the exons ATGTCACTTTCGCTGACCGCAGTGCTACTACCGACGCTGacggtgctgctgctgcttcagCTGTTGCAGTGCGAGTGCAATGTTAACG TAACATCCGCTCCGCCGAAAATCACTTCCGAGAAGGATCTGGCAAAGTTGGCCTCCACGCTGAACCAGCAGATGCAAACCGCGGAAAAATTCCTCCACCGGCAGGCAGCGGAGGAAGCCGAACTAAAACGTTCCTTCAAGCAGTACTCCACCCGGACCGCCCGGCACGGTTGGAATTCGCTGCGGACCCAGCGCCAAAACGCGGCCCGAATTCGACGTGATGCTGCCAGGCTACGCAACACGTCCGAGAGCATTGATCGTGCGTTCAGGAGACAATTCGGCAGGCAAATCAATTTGATGCAGATCAATGCGAAGCGATATGAGCGAAATAATGATTTGACCTTGTCGATTGAGAGGACTGTGGCGGTTTACAAACGGATCGTTGAATTGCTACTGAATTTAATCACCTGTCCGATTGACATAATTAATGCGCTCGGAGGTGTTAGTCAAAGCACGGAAATACCAACGAGCACAACTGATTTCTCTGGTGAAATTACAGACGGCGATGGTGCCGGCGGAGTAGGAGACGTATACGGTGGTGGGGACTCGGCTTACGCATAA